One Phenylobacterium hankyongense DNA segment encodes these proteins:
- a CDS encoding efflux RND transporter periplasmic adaptor subunit — protein MTRNRLLMIAAAAVLVAAVVALIVVRRGGGDEAGAEANPTATVTLASVRSQAVQDVVSIYGVVQADPAGAMTIAAPKAVIVSRVLVRAGETVGAGQGLVEVANAPGAELAYKQAADAVTFGQTDMARVQRLYDERLAASDQLTAARKTLSDAQAALTAQQKQGAGRALQTIAAPHAGVVTSVTGAPGDHVAQDAPLLVLARAGAATAKLGMEPAAGHVTPGQAVTIRPVFGGPPIASRVSMVGRAADQATKTLDVIAPLNGAVLPIGAAVQGDVVTGTHSGLLVPRASVVFDETGPHVFTVAGGKAHRVFVKVGLDRGEDIEILGAIPAGASVAVEGAYELQDGMPVKVRGK, from the coding sequence ATGACTCGAAATCGCCTGTTGATGATCGCGGCCGCGGCCGTGCTGGTGGCCGCCGTCGTGGCGCTCATCGTGGTGCGTCGCGGAGGCGGCGACGAGGCGGGAGCCGAGGCCAATCCCACCGCGACGGTGACGCTGGCGTCGGTGCGCAGCCAGGCCGTGCAGGACGTGGTCTCCATCTACGGCGTGGTGCAGGCCGATCCGGCCGGCGCCATGACGATCGCCGCGCCCAAGGCGGTGATCGTCTCCCGCGTCCTGGTCCGCGCCGGCGAGACGGTGGGGGCCGGGCAGGGGCTGGTGGAGGTCGCCAACGCCCCGGGGGCCGAGCTCGCCTACAAGCAGGCCGCCGACGCCGTGACCTTCGGCCAGACCGACATGGCCCGCGTACAGCGCCTTTATGACGAGCGGCTCGCGGCGTCCGACCAGCTGACCGCGGCCAGGAAGACGCTCTCCGACGCCCAGGCGGCGCTCACCGCCCAGCAGAAGCAAGGCGCCGGCCGCGCACTGCAGACCATTGCCGCGCCGCACGCCGGCGTGGTGACCAGCGTCACCGGAGCTCCGGGCGACCACGTCGCCCAGGACGCGCCGCTGCTGGTGCTGGCGCGCGCCGGCGCCGCGACCGCGAAGCTCGGCATGGAGCCGGCGGCCGGTCACGTGACCCCTGGCCAGGCGGTGACCATCCGGCCGGTGTTCGGCGGGCCGCCGATCGCCTCGCGGGTCAGCATGGTCGGCCGCGCCGCCGACCAGGCCACCAAGACCCTCGACGTGATCGCCCCGCTCAATGGCGCGGTGCTGCCGATCGGAGCGGCCGTGCAGGGCGACGTGGTCACCGGGACGCATTCCGGACTGCTGGTCCCGCGCGCCTCCGTGGTGTTCGACGAGACCGGCCCGCACGTCTTCACCGTGGCCGGCGGCAAGGCGCACCGGGTCTTCGTCAAGGTCGGGCTCGACCGCGGTGAGGACATCGAGATCCTCGGAGCGATTCCCGCGGGCGCGTCGGTGGCTGTCGAAGGCGCCTACGAACTGCAGGACGGCATGCCGGTGAAGGTTCGCGGCAAATGA
- a CDS encoding efflux RND transporter permease subunit produces MNIAEFVSRRRRSLLTLLSMLVAAGVVAAFIMPVSLFPTVLFPRIAVTMDAGDRPPDQMEAVITRPVEQAVRAIPGVQNLRSTTSRGSAEMSINFAWGSDMDLALQRVEAALTRTQAGLPQGVAFDVRRMDPTVFPVAAYSLTSKTATPVELRRFADRNLAPVLSTINGVARVTSQGGAAGEYQIDTNPAKLWAYGLSVSDVATAITGANVLAASGRIEDQGKLLLVLTDSRLTDPRQIENVVVRNTNGTVLRVRDVAEVKAAPAPQWIRVTADGRDAVLVLVYQQPGGNTVQIAKSVQGVFQKARAQGPADMQVKAWYDQSDLILESASSLRNAIIIGVILAALVLLVFLRDWKVTLAAVIAVPVVLAATALVLKIVGQSFNIMTLGGMAAAIGLIIDDAIVMIEHIERRLSEARDNGVVVITRAVSEFLRPLFTSSAATIVIFIPLAFLTGVTGAFFKALSITMAVALVLSFLVAWWLVPVLVEQLVKTRSRVAELDPNGRMMRGYRQALETTVGRPVLAVVGVAALAALGVLCFRSVGTGFIPKIDEGGFILDYVAPPGMSLTETDRLMRQIETIIRATPDVDTYSRRTGVQLGGGLTEPNTGDYFIRLKTKGRRPIEEVMAEVAGKVQASVPGVEIETAQLMEDLIGDLTAVPQPIEVKLYSDNIALLQKTGVAVAETISKVRGVTEQKSGVVIAGDGLQIQVDPARAELEGIDAGEASNQIQGLLTGVIATQIQSGAYLADVRVWTPDQTRARVSQIGALMLKSPADNHIFPVSRIAEIHVVTGQAEIAREDMRRMDAVTARVVGRDTGSAAKEVQKVVATSGVLPAGVTFEMGGLFAEQQAAFQGMALVFAAAVAAVFVLLLLIYESFRVAISILLMPLTAASAVAIGLWVTGVELNIMALMGTTMILGIATEVAIFYFTEYEALLAEGLEPEAALVQAGVNRLRPIAMTTLAAILALAPLALALGGGSSMERPLAIAIISGLIAQGPLVLLAMPAIYRLLGGTRRRPAAIEGPAPAGAPS; encoded by the coding sequence ATGAACATCGCCGAGTTCGTTTCGCGCCGCCGGCGCTCGCTGCTGACCCTGCTGTCGATGCTGGTGGCGGCCGGCGTGGTGGCGGCGTTCATCATGCCGGTGAGCCTGTTCCCCACCGTGCTCTTCCCGCGCATCGCCGTGACCATGGACGCGGGCGACCGGCCGCCGGATCAGATGGAGGCGGTGATCACCCGCCCGGTCGAACAGGCGGTCCGCGCCATCCCGGGGGTGCAGAACCTGCGCTCGACCACCAGCCGCGGCTCCGCGGAGATGTCGATCAACTTCGCCTGGGGGTCCGACATGGACCTGGCGCTGCAGCGGGTGGAGGCGGCGCTGACGCGCACCCAGGCCGGGCTGCCGCAGGGCGTCGCCTTCGACGTGCGGCGCATGGACCCCACGGTGTTTCCGGTCGCGGCCTACAGCCTGACCTCGAAGACCGCGACCCCCGTCGAACTGCGGCGCTTCGCCGACCGCAACCTCGCGCCGGTGCTGTCGACCATCAACGGCGTCGCCCGGGTCACCTCCCAGGGCGGCGCGGCGGGCGAGTACCAGATCGACACCAATCCCGCCAAGCTCTGGGCCTACGGCCTGTCGGTGAGCGACGTCGCCACCGCCATTACCGGCGCCAACGTGCTGGCGGCGTCCGGGCGCATCGAGGACCAGGGCAAGCTGCTGCTGGTGCTGACCGACTCGCGGCTGACGGACCCGCGGCAGATCGAGAACGTGGTCGTCAGGAACACCAACGGCACGGTGCTGCGGGTGCGCGACGTCGCCGAGGTGAAGGCCGCGCCGGCGCCGCAGTGGATCCGGGTGACCGCCGACGGCCGCGACGCCGTCCTGGTGCTGGTCTACCAGCAGCCCGGCGGCAACACCGTCCAGATCGCCAAGAGCGTGCAGGGGGTGTTCCAGAAGGCGCGCGCCCAGGGTCCCGCCGACATGCAGGTGAAGGCCTGGTACGACCAGAGCGACCTGATCCTGGAATCCGCCTCGTCGCTGCGCAACGCGATCATCATCGGCGTGATCCTGGCCGCGCTGGTCCTGCTGGTCTTCCTGCGGGACTGGAAGGTTACGCTGGCGGCGGTGATCGCCGTGCCGGTGGTGCTGGCGGCCACGGCCCTGGTCCTCAAGATCGTCGGCCAGAGCTTCAACATCATGACCCTGGGCGGCATGGCCGCGGCGATCGGGCTGATCATCGACGACGCCATCGTGATGATCGAACACATCGAGCGGCGCCTGAGCGAGGCCCGCGACAACGGCGTCGTCGTGATCACCCGGGCCGTGTCGGAGTTCCTGCGGCCGCTGTTCACCTCGTCGGCGGCCACCATCGTCATCTTCATCCCGCTGGCCTTCCTGACCGGCGTCACCGGAGCCTTCTTCAAGGCCCTCTCCATCACCATGGCCGTGGCGCTGGTGCTCTCGTTCCTGGTGGCCTGGTGGCTGGTGCCGGTGCTGGTGGAACAGCTGGTCAAGACCCGCAGCAGGGTCGCCGAGCTGGATCCCAACGGCCGCATGATGCGCGGCTACCGGCAGGCGCTGGAAACCACCGTCGGCCGACCGGTCCTGGCGGTCGTCGGCGTGGCGGCGCTGGCGGCCCTGGGCGTGCTCTGCTTCCGCAGCGTCGGCACCGGCTTCATCCCGAAGATCGATGAGGGCGGCTTCATCCTCGACTACGTCGCGCCGCCTGGGATGTCGCTCACCGAGACCGATCGGCTCATGCGCCAGATCGAAACCATCATCCGCGCCACGCCCGACGTGGACACCTATTCGCGGCGCACCGGGGTGCAGCTCGGCGGCGGCCTGACCGAGCCCAACACCGGCGACTACTTCATCCGCTTGAAGACCAAGGGGCGGCGCCCGATCGAAGAGGTGATGGCCGAGGTGGCCGGCAAGGTCCAGGCCAGCGTCCCGGGCGTCGAGATCGAAACCGCCCAGCTCATGGAGGACCTGATCGGCGACCTCACCGCCGTGCCGCAGCCGATCGAGGTCAAGCTCTACAGCGACAACATCGCCTTGCTGCAGAAGACCGGCGTCGCCGTGGCCGAGACCATCTCCAAGGTGCGCGGCGTCACCGAGCAGAAGAGCGGCGTGGTGATCGCCGGCGACGGCCTGCAGATCCAGGTCGATCCGGCGCGCGCCGAGCTCGAAGGCATCGACGCCGGCGAGGCCAGCAACCAGATCCAGGGCCTGCTCACCGGGGTGATCGCCACCCAGATCCAGTCGGGCGCCTACCTCGCCGACGTGCGGGTGTGGACGCCGGACCAGACCCGCGCGCGGGTGAGCCAGATCGGCGCGCTGATGCTGAAGTCACCGGCCGACAACCACATCTTCCCGGTGTCGCGCATCGCCGAGATCCACGTCGTCACCGGCCAGGCCGAGATCGCCCGCGAGGACATGCGCCGCATGGACGCGGTCACCGCCCGGGTGGTCGGCCGCGACACCGGCTCGGCGGCCAAGGAGGTGCAGAAGGTGGTCGCCACCTCCGGCGTGCTGCCGGCCGGCGTCACCTTCGAGATGGGCGGATTGTTCGCCGAGCAGCAGGCCGCCTTCCAGGGCATGGCGCTGGTGTTCGCGGCCGCTGTGGCGGCGGTGTTCGTGCTGCTGCTGCTGATCTACGAGAGCTTCCGGGTGGCGATCAGCATCCTGCTGATGCCGCTGACGGCGGCCTCCGCCGTGGCCATCGGCCTGTGGGTGACCGGGGTCGAGCTGAACATCATGGCCCTGATGGGCACCACCATGATCCTCGGCATCGCCACCGAGGTGGCGATCTTCTACTTCACCGAGTACGAGGCGCTGCTGGCGGAAGGCCTGGAGCCGGAGGCCGCGCTGGTGCAGGCCGGCGTCAACCGGCTGCGGCCGATCGCCATGACCACGCTGGCGGCCATCCTGGCGCTCGCGCCCCTGGCCCTGGCGCTGGGCGGCGGCTCGTCGATGGAGCGGCCGCTGGCGATCGCCATCATCTCGGGGCTGATCGCCCAGGGACCGCTGGTGCTGCTGGCCATGCCGGCGATCTACCGCCTGCTGGGCGGCACGCGGCGACGTCCGGCGGCGATCGAGGGTCCGGCGCCGGCCGGCGCCCCCAGCTGA
- a CDS encoding TonB-dependent receptor domain-containing protein, which produces MLAQGAFATAHAADAADAAATQLDEVVVTATRVARTGFTAPTPTTQVGSEDLQKAAVTNVADQLNKVPAFRGSSTPASTSHITQNAGGNFLDLRGLGATRTLVLVDGHRYVPTTASGLVDINVIPTGLIDRVDVVTGGASAAWGSDAVAGVVNLILKRNLTGLQGEISTGATERGDGQEYRVSLAGGTGFADGRGHFEAAAEYASSAGVGSNRDWFKEHWANIANPAYVKGNGQPQNLILPNVGVSVATLGGLITSGPLKGLQFLPGGATSQFQYGTNVGAQYMTGGQGIYPGDLISLVTPLERASLFTRATFDFDDKTQGFFEASTAYSRTDFNLSASYDLGSITIRKDNAFLPASVQSLMTANNINSFQMGRINPDIAYNVVDDVNQTTRLATGLKGAIGDWTWDASAEFGETRYSARVYNNRINTNFNQAVDAVIGPNGQAMCRSTLTNPTNGCVPINLFGAGSPSAAADAYVVGTQSLLSHIKELSAAANIQGKPFSTWAGPVSIAAGIEGRRESVNQIVDPGSQAGIFAIGNPKAMRGSYDVKEAYGEAVVPLAAGLPLVKNLDLDVAARVTNYSTSGTVWTWKAGLSYAINDEWRVRATRSRDIRAPNLNDLYSPYTLTFATVTDPRNGTQLTVSQPQLGNPNLQPEKGDTITAGVVYEPAWLSGLHMSLDYYDIKLQGAIATLTAQNMINRCESGNTAMCQYIIRDSSGMLTTVLRTNINLSELHTSGVDGEISYNTPLDRYFENLPGSIDLRLLTSYVDKFITNDGTTSINTGGVTGVGGPHWRAMASASYTNGPLSVYTEVRYIGPGLYDVNLSYNNNHVDSQTLVNTSVQYTLLDHDNRQLQVFGAINNLLDSNPPVAPYNFIFGSPSSASVFDVMGRRYTVGVRFKY; this is translated from the coding sequence ATGTTGGCCCAGGGGGCCTTCGCCACCGCCCACGCCGCGGACGCTGCAGACGCTGCGGCGACGCAGCTCGACGAGGTCGTCGTCACCGCCACCCGGGTCGCACGGACGGGATTCACGGCCCCGACGCCCACCACCCAGGTCGGCTCCGAGGACCTGCAGAAGGCGGCGGTCACCAACGTCGCCGACCAACTCAACAAGGTCCCCGCGTTCCGCGGCAGCTCGACGCCGGCGAGCACCTCGCACATTACCCAGAACGCGGGCGGCAACTTCCTCGACCTGCGCGGCCTGGGCGCCACCCGCACCCTGGTGCTGGTCGACGGCCACCGCTACGTGCCCACCACCGCGAGCGGCCTGGTGGACATCAACGTGATCCCCACCGGCCTCATCGACCGCGTTGACGTGGTCACCGGGGGCGCCTCGGCGGCCTGGGGCTCCGACGCCGTGGCCGGCGTGGTCAACCTGATCCTCAAGCGTAACCTCACCGGCCTGCAGGGCGAGATCTCGACCGGCGCCACCGAGCGCGGCGACGGACAGGAATACCGGGTCAGCCTGGCGGGCGGGACCGGCTTCGCCGACGGCCGCGGGCACTTCGAGGCCGCCGCCGAATACGCCAGCAGCGCCGGCGTCGGCAGCAACCGCGACTGGTTCAAGGAGCACTGGGCGAACATCGCCAATCCCGCCTATGTCAAAGGCAACGGCCAGCCGCAGAACCTGATCCTGCCGAACGTCGGCGTGTCGGTGGCCACGCTCGGCGGCCTGATCACGTCGGGCCCGCTGAAGGGCCTGCAGTTCCTGCCCGGCGGCGCGACCTCGCAATTCCAGTACGGGACCAACGTCGGCGCCCAGTACATGACCGGCGGCCAGGGCATCTATCCGGGCGACCTGATCAGCCTGGTCACCCCGCTGGAACGGGCCAGCCTGTTCACCCGCGCCACCTTCGATTTCGACGACAAGACCCAAGGATTCTTCGAGGCGTCGACGGCCTATTCGCGCACCGACTTCAACCTCAGCGCCTCCTACGATCTCGGCTCGATCACCATCCGGAAGGACAACGCTTTCCTGCCCGCCAGCGTGCAGTCGCTGATGACGGCCAACAACATCAACAGCTTCCAGATGGGTCGGATCAATCCCGACATCGCCTATAACGTGGTCGACGACGTCAACCAGACGACCCGCCTGGCCACCGGGCTGAAGGGCGCGATCGGCGACTGGACCTGGGACGCCAGCGCCGAGTTCGGCGAGACCCGCTACAGCGCCCGCGTCTACAACAACCGGATCAACACCAACTTCAACCAGGCGGTGGATGCGGTCATCGGCCCGAACGGCCAGGCGATGTGCCGCTCGACCCTCACCAACCCCACCAACGGCTGCGTGCCGATCAACCTGTTCGGCGCCGGATCGCCGTCGGCGGCGGCCGACGCCTACGTCGTCGGCACCCAGAGCCTGCTCTCCCACATCAAGGAGCTGTCGGCGGCCGCCAACATCCAGGGCAAGCCGTTCTCCACCTGGGCCGGACCGGTGTCGATCGCCGCCGGCATCGAAGGCCGCCGCGAGTCGGTGAACCAGATCGTCGACCCGGGCTCCCAGGCCGGGATCTTCGCCATCGGCAACCCGAAGGCGATGCGGGGCAGCTACGACGTGAAGGAAGCCTACGGCGAGGCGGTCGTCCCGCTGGCCGCCGGCCTGCCGCTCGTCAAGAACCTCGACCTGGACGTCGCCGCACGCGTCACCAACTACAGCACCAGCGGCACCGTCTGGACCTGGAAGGCCGGGCTCAGCTACGCGATCAACGACGAATGGCGGGTGCGCGCCACCCGGTCGCGCGACATCCGCGCGCCCAACCTCAACGACCTCTATTCGCCCTACACCCTGACCTTCGCCACGGTCACCGACCCGCGCAACGGCACCCAGCTCACGGTTTCGCAGCCGCAGCTCGGCAATCCCAACCTGCAGCCGGAGAAGGGCGACACGATCACGGCCGGGGTGGTCTATGAGCCGGCGTGGCTCAGCGGCCTGCACATGTCGCTCGACTACTACGACATCAAGCTTCAGGGGGCGATCGCCACGCTCACCGCCCAGAACATGATCAACCGCTGCGAAAGCGGCAACACCGCCATGTGCCAGTACATCATCCGCGACTCCTCGGGGATGCTGACCACGGTCCTGCGGACCAACATCAACCTCAGCGAGCTGCACACCAGCGGGGTCGACGGCGAGATCAGCTACAACACCCCGCTCGACCGCTACTTCGAGAACCTGCCGGGCTCCATCGACCTGCGGCTGCTGACGTCCTACGTCGACAAGTTCATCACCAACGACGGCACGACCTCGATCAACACCGGCGGCGTGACCGGCGTCGGCGGTCCGCACTGGCGCGCCATGGCCAGCGCCAGCTACACCAACGGCCCGCTGTCGGTCTATACCGAGGTCCGCTACATCGGCCCCGGCCTCTACGACGTGAACCTGAGCTACAACAACAACCACGTCGACAGCCAGACGCTGGTCAACACCTCGGTCCAGTACACCCTGCTGGACCACGACAACCGGCAGCTGCAGGTGTTCGGGGCGATCAACAACCTGCTCGACTCCAACCCGCCGGTGGCGCCCTACAACTTCATCTTCGGCAGCCCGTCCTCGGCCAGCGTCTTCGACGTGATGGGTCGCCGCTATACGGTCGGCGTCCGCTTCAAGTATTGA
- a CDS encoding amidase has protein sequence MSYGPGSFKRALKRSICLAPLCLALSATPAQLAPAHTPGAPSAGTFDVFETSIPDLQAALSSGKVTSRQLVEAYLARIAAYDQAGPRLNAIVTLNPHALAEADALDRERRTKGPRGPLHGVPLLVKDNYDTAEMPTAGGTLALANSQPSDDAFAIQRLRAAGAIILGKTAMHELASGVTTVSSLTGITRNPYDPARSPGGSSGGTAAAVAANFAVAGMGSDTCGSIRIPAAYQNLFGIRETQGLSSRAGMIPLSSSQDIGGPLARSVTDLAVLLDATVGPDPADPSTLGAGAHVPKSYLAALRPQGLKGARIGVLRAMFGAAPEDKEGLQIVDRALDAMRAQGAEVVEVQVPGMDDLLKDSSVINYEFKFELADYLARHPGTPVKSLAAIIAGGLDHDEVDGRLRQRDAVERKESDGYRAALAKRRALHDLMIKVMAEQRLDAVAYPTSLRKPPLIGGDDVGGGASCQLSATTGLPAIAIPAGFTASALPIGLELLGGDFAEPTLLRLAYGWEQTARPRRAPFSTPRLVEGHAPGPLGSTVVATAPDGRGPAAEVRFSYDQTTGVLGFDAKVVRLGADRVTAVTLQRREGEGSGPVIAQLVATGRTATASSLTLRARDRADFLAGRLFVQLYTRAAPLGVGRADLVPGAYRAPSK, from the coding sequence ATGAGCTACGGTCCAGGCAGTTTCAAGCGCGCGCTAAAGCGGTCGATCTGCCTGGCGCCATTGTGCCTGGCGCTCTCGGCCACGCCGGCGCAGCTGGCCCCCGCCCACACACCGGGTGCGCCGAGCGCCGGAACGTTCGACGTCTTCGAGACCTCGATCCCCGACCTCCAGGCGGCGCTGTCGTCCGGCAAGGTCACCTCGCGCCAGCTGGTGGAGGCCTACCTGGCGCGCATCGCCGCCTATGACCAGGCCGGGCCCAGGCTCAACGCCATCGTCACCCTGAACCCGCACGCCCTGGCCGAGGCCGACGCGCTGGACCGGGAGCGCCGGACCAAGGGCCCGCGCGGTCCGCTGCACGGTGTGCCGCTGCTGGTGAAGGACAACTACGACACCGCCGAGATGCCGACGGCGGGCGGGACCCTGGCGCTGGCGAACTCGCAGCCGTCCGACGACGCCTTCGCCATCCAGCGGCTTCGAGCGGCCGGCGCGATCATCCTCGGCAAGACCGCCATGCACGAGCTGGCCTCGGGCGTGACCACCGTCTCCTCGCTGACCGGGATCACGCGCAATCCCTATGACCCGGCCCGCTCGCCGGGGGGCTCCAGCGGCGGGACCGCCGCCGCGGTGGCGGCGAACTTCGCGGTCGCCGGCATGGGCAGCGACACCTGCGGCTCGATCCGCATCCCGGCCGCCTACCAGAACCTGTTCGGGATCCGCGAGACCCAGGGGCTCTCCAGCCGCGCCGGCATGATCCCGCTGTCCTCCAGCCAGGACATCGGCGGGCCGCTGGCGCGCTCGGTCACCGACCTGGCCGTCCTGCTCGACGCCACCGTCGGCCCCGATCCCGCCGACCCGTCGACCCTGGGCGCCGGCGCCCATGTCCCGAAGTCCTATCTGGCGGCGCTCAGGCCGCAGGGGCTGAAGGGCGCCCGCATCGGCGTGCTGCGGGCGATGTTCGGCGCGGCGCCGGAGGACAAGGAAGGCCTGCAGATCGTCGATCGGGCGCTGGACGCCATGCGGGCCCAGGGCGCCGAGGTGGTCGAGGTCCAGGTCCCGGGCATGGACGACCTGCTGAAGGACAGCAGCGTCATCAACTACGAGTTCAAGTTCGAGCTGGCCGACTACCTGGCCCGACACCCCGGGACGCCGGTGAAGTCGCTGGCGGCGATCATCGCCGGCGGCCTCGACCACGACGAGGTCGACGGACGCCTGCGGCAGCGCGACGCCGTGGAGCGCAAGGAGTCGGACGGCTATCGGGCGGCCCTGGCCAAGCGGCGGGCGCTGCACGACCTGATGATCAAAGTGATGGCCGAGCAACGGCTGGACGCCGTCGCCTATCCCACCAGCCTGCGCAAGCCGCCGCTGATCGGGGGCGACGACGTGGGCGGCGGGGCGAGCTGCCAGCTGAGCGCCACCACCGGTCTGCCGGCCATCGCCATCCCCGCCGGCTTCACCGCCAGCGCGCTGCCGATCGGGCTCGAGCTGCTGGGCGGCGACTTTGCGGAGCCGACCCTGCTGCGGCTGGCCTACGGCTGGGAGCAGACGGCCCGGCCGCGGCGGGCGCCGTTCAGCACGCCGCGCCTGGTCGAGGGCCACGCGCCCGGCCCGCTCGGATCGACCGTGGTCGCCACGGCTCCCGATGGCCGCGGGCCGGCGGCCGAGGTCAGGTTCAGCTACGATCAGACCACCGGCGTGCTCGGCTTCGACGCCAAGGTGGTGCGCCTGGGCGCCGACCGGGTGACCGCGGTGACCCTGCAACGCCGCGAAGGCGAGGGGTCCGGACCGGTCATCGCCCAGCTGGTGGCCACCGGCCGGACGGCGACGGCGTCGAGCCTGACGCTGCGGGCCCGCGACCGGGCGGATTTCCTGGCGGGGCGCCTGTTCGTCCAGCTCTATACGCGCGCGGCCCCGCTCGGGGTCGGCCGCGCCGACCTCGTTCCGGGCGCCTACCGGGCGCCGTCGAAGTAG
- a CDS encoding serine hydrolase, which translates to MGLRAFVLAVALLLGAAPAQAEPQGLPSPGLTRLLQAELARFPSKSGIYVKDLATGEEAAVRGDEHFESASTIKIAVMVLAFRLADAGKLDLNARYTLRPEDYRGGSGVLRYGDFGATPTVRDLITQMIITSDNTATDIMIRKVGGPAAVNDFLRGSGYVALKLNKTLLDHFRWRYEVLDPKYRALSPQDVYALQSNAPYFTAPRAALIAEVRRESAARDLDTLVARQNDVEDTWLGVVTPVELGRMLEGIERETVASPAACEEMKRMLRAQQSGARKIPHFLTVPVAHKTGENTGVTHDMGMIYARSGTIVMVSLNTGATGLIADADDRIGELARLVVDYFDGAR; encoded by the coding sequence ATGGGCCTGCGCGCTTTCGTCTTGGCCGTGGCGCTCCTGCTGGGGGCCGCACCGGCCCAGGCGGAGCCGCAGGGCCTCCCCTCGCCCGGACTCACCCGCCTGCTACAGGCCGAGCTCGCCCGGTTCCCCTCGAAGTCGGGGATCTACGTCAAGGACCTCGCCACCGGCGAGGAGGCCGCGGTGCGCGGCGACGAGCACTTCGAAAGCGCCAGCACCATCAAGATCGCGGTCATGGTCCTGGCCTTCCGGCTGGCCGACGCCGGCAAGCTCGACCTCAACGCCCGCTACACCCTGCGCCCAGAGGATTACCGGGGCGGCTCGGGCGTCCTGCGCTATGGCGATTTCGGCGCCACGCCGACCGTGCGCGACCTGATCACCCAGATGATCATCACCAGCGACAACACCGCCACCGACATCATGATCCGCAAGGTCGGCGGCCCTGCGGCGGTCAACGATTTCCTCCGCGGGTCCGGCTACGTGGCGCTGAAGCTGAACAAGACCCTGCTGGACCACTTCCGCTGGCGTTACGAGGTGCTCGACCCGAAGTATCGCGCCTTGTCGCCGCAGGACGTCTACGCCCTGCAGAGCAACGCCCCCTATTTCACCGCGCCCCGCGCCGCTCTCATCGCCGAGGTGCGCCGCGAGTCCGCCGCGCGTGATCTCGACACCCTGGTGGCGCGCCAGAACGACGTGGAGGACACCTGGCTCGGCGTCGTGACGCCGGTCGAGCTCGGCCGCATGCTGGAAGGGATCGAGCGGGAGACCGTCGCCTCGCCGGCCGCCTGCGAGGAGATGAAGCGGATGCTGCGCGCCCAGCAGTCGGGCGCCCGCAAGATCCCGCACTTCCTCACCGTCCCCGTCGCCCACAAGACCGGCGAGAACACCGGCGTCACCCACGACATGGGGATGATCTATGCCCGGTCGGGGACGATCGTCATGGTGTCGCTGAACACCGGCGCGACCGGTCTGATCGCCGACGCCGACGACCGCATCGGCGAGCTCGCCCGCCTGGTGGTCGACTACTTCGACGGCGCCCGGTAG